Proteins from one Armigeres subalbatus isolate Guangzhou_Male unplaced genomic scaffold, GZ_Asu_2 Contig1547, whole genome shotgun sequence genomic window:
- the LOC134202984 gene encoding prostaglandin reductase 1-like, which yields MVQYIAKKWIYARKFNGEPKLDDFRLEEELMPEIRDGEFLAKAEFLSVDPYMRIYILSYPVESVMIGGQIAQVLESKHPDFPVGAYVFGQFGWRTYAICNPAGIETRKPYVLPEFGPALPRSLGIGALGTVGNSAYFGFLEICRPKEGETVVVSGAAGAVGNIVGQIAKIKGCHVVGIAGSDEKCQWLKEIGFDDAINYKAADVEKELKQAAPDGVDCYFDNVGGQIAAIVRKQMNQRGRISVCGTISMYNGNPVQVEDPQRDYVWKQLIQEGFSVHRWTDRWFEGINQNLKWIQEGKIKYRETITEGFENMPHAFIDMMKGGNVGKAIVKV from the exons ATGGTGCAGTACATCGCCAAAAAGTGGATCTACGCCCGGAAATTCAATGGCGAACCCAAGCTGGATGACTTTCGCCTGGAGGAGGAACTCATGCCCGAGATTCGGGATGGAG AGTTCCTCGCGAAGGCGGAATTCCTGAGCGTGGATCCGTACATGCGCATCTACATACTGTCGTACCCGGTCGAATCGGTGATGATCGGTGGCCAGATTGCGCAGGTGCTCGAAAGCAAACACCCGGACTTCCCCGTTGGGGCGTACGTGTTCGGTCAGTTCGGATGGCGAACCTATGCCATCTGCAATCCGGCCGGGATCGAAACGAGGAAACCGTACGTGTTGCCCGAATTTGGTCCGGCGTTGCCACGTTCGCTGGGTATCGGAGCGCTGGGCACGGTGGGGAATTCTGCgtactttggatttttggaaatttgccgGCCCAAGGAAGGGGAAACCGTAGTGGTCAGCGGGGCGGCCGGGGCTGTTGGAAACATAGTGGGGCAAATTGCAA AGATTAAAGGTTGTCACGTGGTGGGAATAGCCGGTTCGGATGAAAAGTGCCAATGGTTGAAGGAGATCGGTTTCGACGATGCAATCAACTACAAGGCGGCGGATGTTGAAAAGGAATTGAAGCAGGCTGCTCCTGATGGAGTGGATTGCTATTTTGATAACGTCGGTGGTCAGATAGCGGCAATCGTGCGAAAACAAATGAACCAAcggggaagaatatcagtttgTGGAACGATCTCTATGTATAATGGCAATCCAGTGCAGGTGGAAGATCCGCAAAGAGATTACGTTTGGAAGCAACTGATTCAGGAGGGATTCAGTGTTCATCGCTGGACGGACAGGTGGTTCGAGGGAATTAACCAAAACCTAAAGTGGATCCAAGAGGGCAAGATCAAGTATCGGGAAACGATCACTGAAGGCTTCGAGAATATGCCGCATGCATTCATTGATATGATGAAAGGAGGAAACGTTGGTAAAGCTATTGTCAAGGTGTAA